The Leishmania panamensis strain MHOM/PA/94/PSC-1 chromosome 32 sequence genome window below encodes:
- a CDS encoding hypothetical protein (TriTrypDB/GeneDB-style sysID: LpmP.32.0760) produces the protein MPCEVPCSSSTHNEGKEPRFIMDFSMNKVAKYFRLLGYDTLCSRDVPQADLIPTACAEGRTLVTCSRPLARSAHAHNHRVRAMRHGTAKTMVGTARHVVAYDSDGESIYSEGNEEADVELQCLFTQQWRSSEFKRAMIELIQQAGLTYDLNRVFRRCVSCNELLVSVKKEEMRDRVVARIYEIYDEFTECPACRKVFWGFDGRNTINYKSFRSLNLLRSLCISAGAPVEEERTRLTRLRCFRSFPRIAKVLIFSYLEDLVMENMIGMFPALQDLAEEVREHRPNRGACPQDAAQQAVR, from the coding sequence ATGCCCTGCGAGGTGCcatgctcctcctccacgcatAATGAGGGCAAGGAGCCCCGGTTTATAATGGATTTTAGCATGAACAAGGTGGCCAAGTACTTCCGTCTACTGGGCTACGATACGCTCTGCTCGCGAGATGTGCCACAGGCCGACCTCATCCCCACTGCCTGCGCTGAGGGCCGAACACTCGTGACGTGTAGTCGCCCACTTGCAcgcagcgcgcacgcgcacaaccACCGCGTGCGCGCCATGCGGCATGGCACCGCAAAGACGATGGTGGGTACGGCGCGTCACGTTGTAGCGTACGACTCGGATGGGGAGTCCATCTACTCAGAGGGCAATGAGGAGGCTGATGTCGAGTTGCAGTGCCTCTTTACTCAacagtggcgcagcagcgagttCAAACGTGCTATGATTGAACTCATTCAGCAGGCGGGGCTGACGTACGACCTGAACCGGGTTTTTCGCCGCTGCGTGTCGTGCAACGAGCTTCTTGTCTCagtgaagaaggaggagatgcgcgaCCGCGTCGTTGCAAGGATCTACGAGATTTACGACGAGTTCACCGAGTGCCCCGCGTGTCGAAAGGTCTTCTGGGGTTTTGATGGCAGAAATACCATCAACTACAAGAGCTTCCGGTCTCTCAACTTACTACGCTCACTGTGTATCTCTGCTGGGGCtccagtggaggaggagcgcacgcGACTGACTCGgctccgctgcttccgctcttttcctcgcaTTGCAAAGGTGCTAATCTTTTCCTATCTGGAGGACTTGGTCATGGAGAACATGATTGGCATGTTCCCGGCGCTCCAAGATCTTGCAGAGGAAGTGCGGGAGCATCGCCCGAACAGAGGAGCCTGTCCACAAGATGCAGCTCAGCAAGCAGTGAGATGA
- a CDS encoding U6 snRNA-associated Sm-like protein LSm4p (TriTrypDB/GeneDB-style sysID: LpmP.32.0770): MSSARRPITPIEILRNCRGKEVSIELSDGETVNGTVMRTDRAMNVVIKQCTRTGADGESFWKSRECFIRGASVKNVRMTDSALVSVPVPAKRKAAGSKGAHAHKEKFAAGRKRPRK; the protein is encoded by the coding sequence ATGAGCTCCGCACGCCGGCCAATCACCCCGATCGAGATCTTGCGTAACTGCCGCGGGAAAGAAGTCTCCATCGAGCTTTCGGACGGCGAGACGGTGAATGGCACCGTTATGCGCACTGATCGTGCAATGAACGTGGTAATCAAACAATGTACTCGCACTGGCGCTGATGGCGAGTCGTTTTGGAAGTCGCGTGAGTGTTTTATTCGGGGTGCCAGCGTGAAGAACGTGCGCATGACGGACAGTGCACTCGTCTCCGTGCCGGTGCCAGCGAAACGCAAGGCGGCAGGTAGCAAAGGCGCGCATGCCCACAAGGAGAAATTCGCAGCAGGTAGAAAGCGGCCGCGGAAGTAG
- a CDS encoding hypothetical protein (TriTrypDB/GeneDB-style sysID: LpmP.32.0780) — protein MNPVTGSIPGVTNGAPMISPTFPSPHSLYSSQHHMDVYRTNGSLSMTADPFPATPYTPISSLFMSPSVRNSLTTPHSVRPRRPVTHVTSSKFSMYTTIYNLEPEPKASVMMPKVRMQVYQTSARYTGKDILLRRLVNVLVKEEECAAVKEALRQYRHPNLVPLTNLFATEEFVMGSTDVIMEYRYISGAKGLQEAFFTEGRRATEGLLWSFTCQLVGLLRSFHETLIPLHGLHWSKIVYVETTGRFYFTGLGLTDLLEPRSATVQQHIFMKQDIQALGFILFQLASRNLNVKLETFTNKQPLPGFSQSFWELIKTCLEGHADSAQLCHALGERMSMEVGHQEGHTDFLMSQCQKEMHNGRVMRLLIKLSFALESPAEVHEYTSENQRYVLRLFNQFLFNQVDEQNRVNVDWGHVYHCLNKLDIGSDETIQLIGTDTSNTVLVVSYADLRAMLDSVFDRVQQVAQMTTDVDPQRYTMSPSSI, from the coding sequence ATGAACCCGGTCACTGGTAGTATTCCCGGGGTTACGAATGGTGCGCCGATGATATCGCCAACGTTTCCGTCACCTCATAGCCTGTACAGTTCGCAGCACCACATGGATGTGTACCGTACCAACGGCAGCCTTTCGATGACGGCGGACCCGTTCCCCGCGACGCCGTACACACCCATCAGTAGTCTCTTCATGTCTCCCTCCGTGCGCAACTCGCTAACCACCCCGCACTCGGTGAGGCCGCGTCGCCCGGTCACACACGTCACATCATCGAAGTTCTCCATGTACACCACCATCTACAACCTGGAGCCGGAGCCGAAGGCGAGTGTGATGATGCCCAAGGTGCGCATGCAGGTATACCAGACGAGTGCGCGATACACCGGCAAAGACATTCTCCTGCGTCGGCTGGTGAACGTTctggtgaaggaggaggagtgtgcGGCCGTGAAAGAGGCGTTGCGGCAGTACCGACACCCCAACCTGGTGCCACTGACGAACCTCTTCGCTACCGAGGAATTCGTGATGGGCAGCACTGACGTGATCATGGAGTACCGCTACATCTCAGGGGCAAAGGGCTTGCAGGAGGCCTTCTTTACGGAGGGACGTCGCGCGACGGAGGGGCTGCTGTGGTCCTTCACGTGCCAGCTCGTAGGCCTACTCCGCTCCTTCCACGAGACCCTCATCCCGTTGCACGGCTTGCACTGGTCAAAGATCGTCTACGTCGAGACGACCGGCCGATTCTACTTCACCGGCTTGGGACTGACTGACCTACTAGAACCGCGCAGCgcgacggtgcagcagcacatttTCATGAAGCAAGACATACAAGCCCTCGGCTTCATCCTCTTTCAGCTCGCCTCTCGGAACCTCAACGTCAAGCTGGAGACTTTCACAAACAAGCAGCCGCTGCCCGGTTTCTCACAGAGCTTCTGGGAGCTAATCAAGACATGCTTGGAGGGACACGCCGACTCGGCGCAGCTGTGTCACGCACTTGGTGAGCGCATGTCGATGGAGGTGGGCCACCAGGAGGGACACACAGACTTCCTCATGTCTCAGTGCCAGAAGGAGATGCACAACGGTCGTGTGATGCGCCTGCTCATCAAGCTGAGCTTTGCTTTAGAGTCGCCCGCTGAGGTACACGAGTATACATCGGAGAATCAGCGCTACGTTCTGCGCCTTTTCAACCAGTTCCTGTTCAACCAGGTGGATGAGCAGAACCGGGTGAACGTGGACTGGGGCCATGTGTACCACTGCCTCAACAAGCTGGACATTGGCTCTGACGAGACGATCCAACTGATCGGTACGGACACCAGCAACACGGTGCTGGTCGTGAGCTACGCTGATTTGCGTGCCATGCTCGACAGTGTTTTTGATCGtgtgcagcaggtggcgcagATGACGACGGACGTTGATCCGCAGAGGTACACCATGTCCCCTAGTAGCATATAG
- a CDS encoding hypothetical protein (TriTrypDB/GeneDB-style sysID: LpmP.32.0790), translated as MADMTNSVIVASCKANGGYAAPHLNDQLFLHCRGFTAIQNLEPYTDLKVLWLEQNALSELSGLTSQKDSLVSLFVQNNFIRSLSSLTTTLHGLRVLNVSHNYLTSLRGIAAGCPSLETLQASHNQLTSLEVCEELWQLAGSLTSVDLSFNRIEASREPAGSATANPVTTVATTTVRELEDTAAADDVRIVDAADTGAVLSAAMPPTVVALPKPDPLAIAQFFQHLPLVSVIYLQGNGLSHRLRHYRRNMILHLPALTYLDERPVFPEERRVVEAWGRCGDAGEASERAAIREEKRAHLTQCVTLLTEQREEQRVVRDRLTQELDLRCAQELEELKQRRRRDRDNRVAIDAEEGVARDAVEKAEQEARWDTEELFQEAHKLLSVTETAHRRAHEQRVAVAAAVQAAAQEAVAERKAEDGAGSGDADSDTAGVSTTAALKVLENAASHSSGGLSFTCCNSDATDTIATSPEAPLPPQFSALAELLRLDDDVLKEMEMEIENVLHDISSSALLAKPISAPQDAGSAELSDSPAIFSSRQVTDRTTLRMEKNVRAAVGRVSNQLRAQQQRRSSGMQQEEAWERFEEWKARRTSQQWKS; from the coding sequence ATGGCGGACATGACCAATAGCGTGATTGTGGCCTCCTGCAAGGCCAATGGGGGCTacgccgcgccgcacctCAACGACCAGCTCTTTCTTCACTGCCGCGGTTTCACTGCGATCCAGAACCTGGAGCCGTACACGGACTTGAAGGTTCTGTGGCTGGAGCAGAACGCGCTTTCTGAGCTTAGCGGCCTAACGAGTCAAAAAGACAGCCTTGTCTCGCTCTTCGTGCAGAACAACTTCATCCGGTCACTCTCTTCATTGACGACAACTCTCCACGGACTGCGCGTCCTGAACGTGTCGCACAACTACTTGACTTCTCTGCGCGGCATTGCTGCGGGATGTCCGTCGCTGGAGACCCTGCAGGCGTCCCATAACCAACTCACCTCTCTCGAAGTCTGCGAGGAGCTCTGGCAGTTGGCTGGTAGCCTCACCAGCGTCGACTTGTCTTTTAACCGCATCGAGGCTTCCCGCGAGCCGGCCGGCAGTGCCACCGCAAACCCTGTCACTACCGTCGCCACGACAACAGTGAGAGAGTTAGAAGACACTGCAGCCGCTGATGATGTTCGCATCGTCGACGCTGCAGACACCGGCGCCGTCTTATCCGCCGCTATGCCCCCCACTGTGGTTGCGCTGCCTAAGCCGGACCCGCTTGCCATCGCGCAGTTCTTTCAGCACCTCCCACTGGTCAGCGTCATCTATCTCCAAGGCAACGGACTGTCCCACCGCTTGCGTCACTATCGGCGCAACATGATCCTACATCTGCCTGCCCTCACCTACCTCGATGAGCGCCCCGTGTTCCCAGAGGAACGTCgtgtggtggaggcgtgGGGACGCTGCGGGGACGCGGGCGAGGCGTCCGAGCGTGCCGCGATCCGCGAAGAGAAGCGTGCACATCTCACCCAGtgcgtgacgctgctgacggAGCAGCGTGAGGAGCAGCGGGTCGTGCGGGATCGTCTGACACAGGAGTTGGACCTGCGCTGCGCACAGGAGCTAGAGGAGCTGaaacagcggcgacgccgcgaCCGCGACAACCGCGTCGCCATAGACGCTGAGGAAGGTGTTGCCCGTGATGCTGTGGAGAAAGCAGAGCAGGAGGCTCGTTGGGATACCGAGGAGCTCTTCCAGGAGGCTCACAAGCTGCTGTCAGTGACCGAGacggcgcaccgccgtgccCACGAGCAGCGCgtggctgtggcagcagctgttcaggcggcggcgcaggaggcggtaGCAGAGCGCAAGGCGGAGGATggtgctggcagcggcgatgctgaTAGCGACACTGCCGGTGTCTCCACGACTGCCGCCCTAAAGGTGCTCGAGAACGCGGCATCGCACTCGTCTGGTGGgctctccttcacctgctgcaacagcgatGCCACCGACACAATTGCGACGTCACCCGAggcacctctccccccacaaTTCAGCGCCCTTGCCGAGCTTCTGCGGTTGGATGATGACGTTTTgaaggagatggagatggAAATTGAGAACGTGCTTCATGACATCAGCTCCAGTGCACTCCTCGCCAAGCCCATATCGGCCCCCCAGGATGCTGGGTCAGCGGAGCTCAGCGATAGCCCCGCCATATTCTCAAGTCGCCAAGTGACGGACCGCACCACGTTACGGATGGAGAAGAATGTGCGCGCTGCGGTAGGTCGCGTGTCGAACCAGCTAcgggcacagcagcagcgtcgcagctCTGGgatgcagcaggaggaggcgtgggaACGCTTTGAGGAGTGGAAGGCGCGCCGGACCTCTCAGCAGTGGAAGTCGTAA
- a CDS encoding hypothetical protein (TriTrypDB/GeneDB-style sysID: LpmP.32.0800), whose translation MPGVSDRRAAYVSCRIHCLPACFSRAAIAVSKLTLPAPEIPPLVSLCTCGLPGYSAREGEVFSAAAGDLHPRHRLPFVLSRVAASKAIASLSPSKTLTSPKTNEAPAVVFTHRREAAPMLHGCSLSIAHEDSVAASVAWPVSSPDSFSPNDSNASPKRLCRGTEVVRAHCSLSDATATAFAYAIDVVSVAEVHRVRSRFPRLGQRWMPQCITAASAEDMRRGLACVQKQPPESGAEVGVPEAGHGSEDVSACQAVGRRDGWWEHLPTPCESEADAYAAVVLAQHWGARECAVKLVGIPGRSFAYECVGALLPRGGGAVGAESNPFTVSFMVSHSLYLAGVSGVEAATLAKQGLQPLLYLYTWTEWVPFNRTVNLPYVVMLACMPCSSVAR comes from the coding sequence aTGCCGGGGGTGAGTGACAGAAGAGCTGCGTATGTGTCGTGCCGCATCCATTGTCTGCCCGCGTGCTTCTCACGTGCGGCCATTGCCGTTTCCAAGCTGACTTTACCGGCGCCAGAGATTCCACCTCTTGTCTCCCTCTGCACGTGTGGGCTGCCAGGCTACAGCGCCCGGGAGGGTGAAGTgttcagcgccgccgctggcgacCTTCATCCACGACACCGACTCCCCTTTGTGCTTTCTCGCGTTGCCGCCTCCAAGGCGATTGCGTCTTTGTCGCCAAGCAAGACCCTCACCAGTCCCAAAACGAATGAGGCACCCGCCGTCGTTTTCACCCATCGTCGCGAGGCGGCGCCAATGCTGCACGGGTGCTCTCTGAGCATTGCGCACGAGGACTCCGTAGCGGCGTCGGTGGCATGGCCCGTCTCGTCACCCGACTCTTTTTCCCCTAACGATTCTAATGCCTCGCCAAAGAGACTCTGCAGAGGAACAGAGGTGGTGCGTGCACATTGCTCGTTGTCGGATGCGACGGCCACCGCGTTTGCATACGCGATCGACGTGGTGAGTGTGGCAGAGGTCCACCGCGTGCGAAGCCGCTTTCCCCGACTCGGGCAGCGGTGGATGCCTCAGTGCATCACGGCCGCGTCTGCCGAAGATATGCGGCGTGGGCTGGCGTGTGTTCAGAAACAGCCGCCGGAAAGTGGTGCCGAGGTGGGGGTTCCCGAGGCCggccacggcagcgaagACGTCAGTGCATGCCAGGCGGTTGGACGTCGCGATGGGTGGTGGGAGCACCTTCCCACGCCATGTGAGAGCGAAGCGGACGCATATGCCGCTGTAGTACTGGCGCAGCACTGGGGTGCGCGTGAGTGCGCTGTGAAGCTGGTAGGGATTCCTGGTCGCTCTTTCGCATACGAGTGCGTgggtgcactgctgccgcgaggtggtggtgcggtggGTGCCGAGTCCAATCCGTTCACAGTGTCGTTCATGGTGTCACACAGCCTCTACTTGGCCGGTGTAAGTGGCGTTGAGGCGGCCACCTTGGCAAAACAAGGACTGCAGCCTCTGCTGTACCTCTATACGTGGACGGAATGGGTGCCGTTCAATCGCACGGTGAATCTCCCCTATGTTGTCATGCTAGCCTGCATGCCTTGTTCTTCAGTCGCACGGTGA
- a CDS encoding RNA binding protein, putative (TriTrypDB/GeneDB-style sysID: LpmP.32.0810) — MPAKAASKPVKPAPKAAPKPAAKAPAPKAAATKPSTKTAPKAAAPAARPASGSSNGVYVKNWGTGSVADATNVFSAAGKVIKVQLRRCRYALVFFDNSAAVKKAIDLFNEKEVLGQTVLVVPAKTSPKPDAHENSACVFVSPIFRASTTKQQIMELFAGVKVQRLRTYRQNYVYAYLSSSAAAKKFVEEKNGVEFRGHTLRVALSARSLEKLRARQEASKVLIAAHRHHKEHERH; from the coding sequence ATGCCCGCCAAGGCCGCCTCTAAGCCCGTCAAGCCCGCCCCCAAGGCTGCACCCAAGCCTGCCGCCAAGGCCCCCGCGCCGAAGGCAGCTGCCACGAAGCCGTCTACCAAGACTGCGCCCAAGGCCGCCGCCCCCGCTGCCCGTCCCGCCTCCGGCTCCTCCAACGGGGTGTACGTGAAGAACTGGGGTACTGGTTCCGTCGCCGATGCCACGAATGTCTTTTCCGCCGCCGGCAAAGTGATCAAggtccagctgcgccgctgccgctacgcCCTCGTTTTCTTCGACAACTCCGCCGCTGTGAAGAAGGCGATCGACCTCTTCAACGAGAAAGAGGTGCTGGGCCagacggtgctggtggtgcccGCTAAGACCAGCCCGAAGCCGGACGCGCACGAGAActccgcgtgtgtgttcgtcAGCCCCATTTTCCGCGCTTCGACAACGAAGCAGCAGATCATGGAGCTGTTCGCTGGTGTGAAGGTGCAGCGCTTGCGCACGTACCGCCAGAACTACGTGTACGCCTATCTCAGCTCCTCCGCGGCGGCAAAGAAGttcgtggaggagaagaacggCGTTGAGTTCCGTGGCCACACGCTGCGTGTAGCGCTGTCCGCTCGCTCTCTGGAGAAGCTCCGTGCTCGCCAGGAGGCTTCCAAGGTCCTCATTGCcgctcaccgccaccacaagGAGCATGAGCGCCACTAA
- the CYC9 gene encoding cyclin 9, putative (TriTrypDB/GeneDB-style sysID: LpmP.32.0820), whose product MSSNPLSPLYSSPASTGFAAPYLPSFTSRYFRLSQSAFVISDYLVRKFRLTESVLLTSLCYWHEFVAVHGLRKANEIVLATTCVFLAAKVEHAHIRLARLVEAAFDLDANTTPPAELEQWCRAVLDVELVLCDTIRFDFVRIFPLADTLRSVQTLTETGQLPYAAQQEIGTAVRRVFLFSFVTPLCVKVSMQQLCTTILYMIVTAGHRELAPAFQSTWSASGAEFPDEAELEGITAVLMDVFAYLHKKFGVPALDDVNEARYKRRRSQHGNDAGVISSVFSSASADFTPLMKMSEQ is encoded by the coding sequence ATGTCATCCAACCCACTGTCGCCGTTGTACAGCTCACCCGCGTCCACCGGTTTCGCTGCCCCTTACCTGCCCTCCTTCACCAGCCGCTACTTCCGCCTTTCGCAGTCCGCCTTCGTCATCTCGGACTATCTTGTGCGTAAGTTCCGCCTCACCGAGAGTGTTCTGCTGACGTCGCTGTGCTACTGGCACGAGTTTGTCGCCGTGCACGGGCTGCGGAAAGCCAACGAGATCGTGCTGGCCACCACGTGCGTCTTCCTCGCTGCCAAGGTGgagcacgcgcacatacGGCTGGCGCGCCTGGTGGAGGCTGCATTTGACCTCGATGCGAACACAACTCCTCCAGCAGAGCTGGAACAGTGGTGCCGTGCCGTGCTGGATGTGGAGCTGGTGCTGTGCGATACCATCCGCTTTGACTTTGTGCGCATCTTCCCCCTTGCTGACACTCTGCGGTCGGTGCAGACCCTGACTGAGACGGGTCAGCTGCCgtacgctgcgcagcaggagaTCGGCACGGCGGTGCGACGCGtatttctcttctcctttgtcaCACCGCTGTGCGTCAAGGTGTCGATGCAGCAACTGTGCACGACAATCCTCTACATGATCGTGACAGCAGGGCACAGGGAGCTGGCGCCTGCCTTTCAGTCAACCTGGAGTGCTTCAGGGGCGGAGTTTCCCGAtgaggcggagctggagggcATTACAGCGGTGCTCATGGACGTCTTCGCGTACCTACACAAGAAGTTTGGCGTGCCGGCGCTCGACGATGTCAACGAGGCGCGATACAAGCGCCGGAGATCGCAACATGGTAATGACGCTGGTGTCATCAGCTccgtcttcagcagcgccagcgccgacTTTACTCCGCTGATGAAGATGTCGGAGCAGTGA